The DNA region GTGCAGGATCTCGTACAGAGCCGCGCTGGTGGAGTTGGTGTGCCGCAACAGTGAGCGGTAGAACGGGCCGCCGGAGGCCTTCTCGTGGTTGGAACGCACCAGCCACAGCGCGGCCGAACCGGTCGTGAAGCCGATGTGCTCGTAGTCCATGACGCGCTTGCCCGAGTAGTGCTTGGAGTGGGTCGTACCGTCCGAGCGGGAGAAGACGTCCGATGCCTCGATGGTCGTGTCGGACGAAGTCCAGGCGTCGGCACCCGAGTTGGGGAAGATGCCGGGCTTGATACGAACAATGAACCGGGTCGCCGTGAAGGACGAGTCCGCCTTGTCGGTCCACAGGTAGACGTTGTTCTGGCCGCTGCGGGCGGCGATCCACTGGGTGATCGATCCGCGTGCGACCTTCACCAGGATCGTCGTGCCGACCTGCTTGATGGTGACGGTGGACGCGCCGAGCCCCGTCTCGACATGCGAGTGCTTGCCCTCGAAGCCCTCGTACTCCTTGCCCTTGTAGACCAGCGAGTTGAGGTCGCCGGTCGACTTGGAGACCTTGAGGACGAGCGAAGCGCCCGTGTCGATCACGTAGTTGGAGCCGTCGTCCGTGTAGCCGAACGTCGCGGCCGACGCCGGGGAGAGCAGCCCGGTGCCGGTCACGACCGCCGCGCCGGTGCCGGCCACGCCCACGGCGGACGAGGCGAGCAGCCGACGACGGGTGAGGTGCTTCTTGTGCGTGCTCAAGTGCGGAGCTCCTGGTCGTACGTCACTGGTAGGTGAGGTCGGAGGTGGTGTAGTTGCAGTGCGTGCCGTCGGGCCCCGAGCCGTTCGTCGGCGGCTCGGCACCGGTGTTGTTGCCGATGTACTTCTGGCACGGCACGATCTTCTTGCCGCTGTCGCCGATGATCGTGATGCCCCGCAGGGCCGCGGTGTCGCCGTAGTTGGTGTTGATGCCGACCAGCCGTGAACCCGGCGCGGTCACCTCGACGGTGTTGAAGATCGAGGTGCGCTTGTACTGCGTCGAGCAGTTGCCGCACGAGCGGTAGAGGGTCTTGAAGTCCTGGGCGGCGAACTTGGAGACGACGAGCTTGCCGCCGCCGTTGTGCTGGAAGACCTTGTCCGCGGCCTTCTTCGCGCCGCCGCCGTACACGGTGTAGGTGGCCGAGTTGCCGCCCCGGAAGGTGGCCGCGTCCTCGCCGACGTCCTCCCACCACACGTTCTGCAGATTGCAGCTGCCCTGGCAGTGGATGCCGTCGGCGCCCGGCTTGCCGATGATGACGTTCTTCAGCGTCGCGCCGTCGGCGAGCCGGAAGATCGGGTCCTGGCCCTCCTCCTGGCCGTCACCGGCCAGATCGCCGCTGCCGTAGTAGCGCTTCATTCCGCCGTCCCGGGTCCCCGACACGGGGATCGTCGCGGAGACGGCCTCGCTGCCGTTGGCGGTCGGCCAGGTGGTGGCGGCGCTCGCCGACGAGGACATCATCGTGCTGGTGACGATGGCGGCTCCGGTCAGGGCGAACGCGGAGAGCCCGCCTACGACGGCACGCCTCCGGCCGGTCCTG from Streptomyces sp. NBC_00258 includes:
- a CDS encoding pectate lyase translates to MTSRVEPERRARHRRRTGRRRAVVGGLSAFALTGAAIVTSTMMSSSASAATTWPTANGSEAVSATIPVSGTRDGGMKRYYGSGDLAGDGQEEGQDPIFRLADGATLKNVIIGKPGADGIHCQGSCNLQNVWWEDVGEDAATFRGGNSATYTVYGGGAKKAADKVFQHNGGGKLVVSKFAAQDFKTLYRSCGNCSTQYKRTSIFNTVEVTAPGSRLVGINTNYGDTAALRGITIIGDSGKKIVPCQKYIGNNTGAEPPTNGSGPDGTHCNYTTSDLTYQ